A DNA window from Gorilla gorilla gorilla isolate KB3781 chromosome 6, NHGRI_mGorGor1-v2.1_pri, whole genome shotgun sequence contains the following coding sequences:
- the IQCE gene encoding IQ domain-containing protein E isoform X1, translating into MFLGTGEPALETGDDSLSAVTFDSDVETKAKRKAFHKPPPTSPKSPYLSKPRKVASWRSLRTAGSMPLGGRASLTPQKLWLGTAKPGSLTQALNSPLTWEHAWTGVPGGTPDCLTDAFRVKRPYLRRSASYGHVPGTPVYREKEDMYDEIIELKKSLHVQKSDVDLMRTKLRRLEEENSRKDRQIEQLLDPSRGTDFVRSLAEKRPDASWVINGLKQRILKLEQQCKEKDGTISKLQTDMKTTNLEEMRIAMETYYEEVHRLQTLLASSETTGKKPLGEKKTGAKRQKKMGSALLSLSRSVQELTEENQSLKEDLDRVLSTSPTISKTQGYVEWSKPRLLRRIVELEKKLSVMESSKSHATEPVRSHPPACPASSSALHSQPRGDRNKDHERLRGAVRDLKEERTALQEQLLQRDLEVKQLLQAKADLEKELERAREGEEERREREEVLREEIQTLTSKLQELQEMKKEEKENCPEVPHKAQELPAPTPSSRHCEQDWPPDSSEEGLPRPRSPCSDGRRDAAARVLQAQWKVYKHKKKKAVLDEAAVVLQAAFRGHLTRTKLLASKAHGSEPPSVPGLPDQGALGVECREPAGGCQTVVFPAVLAPQSSPVPRVPSPIAQAAGSPVQEEAIVIIQSALRAHLARARHSATGKRTTTAASTRRRSASATHGDASSPPFLAALPDPSPSGPQAVAPPPGDDVNSDDSDDIVIAPSLPTKNFPV; encoded by the exons GGAGATGACAGTCTGTCTGCAGTCACCTTTGACTCTGATGTGGAGACG aaagcaaaaaggaaagcTTTCCACAAACCTCCACCCACATCGCCAA AGTCACCTTATCTCTCTAAGCCGAGAAAAGTGGCCTCCTGGAGGTCCCTCAGGACGGCAGGGAGCATGCCTCTGGGCGGCCGAGCGTCCCTGACCCCGCAGAAGCTGTGGCTGGGAACCGCAAAGCCAG GAAGTCTGACCCAGGCCCTGAACTCACCCCTCACCTGGGAGCATGCGTGGACCGGCGTCCCCGGCGGCACTCCCGACTGTCTGACAGACGCCTTCAGAGTGaagaggccatatctcaggcgcTCTGCCAGCTACG GTCATGTCCCTGGGACTCCTGTctacagagaaaaagaagatatGTATGACGAGATTATTGAGTTAAAGAAG TCATTGCACGTGCAGAAGAGCGACGTGGACCTGATGAGAACGAAGCTCCGGCGCCTGGAGGAGGAAAACAGCAGGAAGGACCGGCAGATAGAGCAGCTCCTGGATCCCAGCCGC GGCACGGATTTTGTTCGGAGTCTGGCAGAGAAAAGGCCCGATGCCAGTTGG GTCATTAACGGGCTGAAGCAGAGGATCCTGAAGCTGGAACAGCAGTGCAAGGAGAAGGACGGCACCATCAG CAAACTCCAGACCGATATGAAGACTACCAACCTGGAAGAGATGCGGATCGCCATGGAGACATACTACGAGGAG GTGCATCGTCTCCAGACCCTCTTGGCAAGTTCTGAAACCACCGGAAAGAA GCCCCTGGGGGAGAAGAAGACGGGTGCCAAAAGGCAGAAGAAGATGGGCAGTGCCCTCCTGAGCTTGTCCCGGAGTGTCCAGGAGCTCACGGAGGAGAACCAGAGCCTGAAGGAGGACCTGGACCGCGTGCTGAGTACCTCCCCAACCATCTCCAAGACACAGG GTTATGTGGAGTGGAGCAAGCCCCGGCTGCTGAGGCGCATTGTGGAGCTGGAGAAG AAACTAAGTGTGATGGAGAGCTCAAAATCACACGCCACAGAGCCAGTCAGATCACACCCGCCAGCCTGCCCTGCATCCAGCTCTGCGCTGCACAGCCAGCCACGAGGGGACCGCAACAAGGACCATGAGCGTCTCCGAGGGGCTGTGAGAGACCTGAAGGAAGAGCGGACCGCGCTGCAGGAGCAACTGCTGCAGAGAGA TTTGGAGGTGAAGCAGCTCCTGCAGGCGAAGGCCGACCTGGAGAAGGAGCTGGAGCGCGCGAGGGAGGgcgaggaggagaggagagagcgaGAGGAGGTTTTGAG AGAGGAGATTCAGACGCTTACCAGCAAGCTCCAAGAATtgcaagaaatgaagaaagaagagaaagagaattgcCCGGAAGTTCCTCATAAG GCCCAAGAGCTCCCAGCTCCCACTCCCAGCAGCAGGCACTGCGAGCAAGACTGGCCACCGGATTCCAGCGAGGAGGGGCTCCCGCGGCCCCGCTCCCCCTGCTCCGATGGGAGAAGAGACGCCGCGGCCAGAGTCCTGCAGGCCCAGTGGAAGGTGTACAAGCACAAG aaaaaaaaggctgTTCTGGATGAG GCGGCTGTGGTGCTTCAGGCAGCTTTCAGGGGACATCTCACACGGACAAAGCTCTTAGCAAGCAAAGCACATGGCTCAGAGCCACCCAGCGTGCCAGGCCTCCCAGACCAG GGTGCCCTGGGGGTTGAGTGCCGGGAGCCAGCAGGGGGCTGCCAAACAGTCGTCTTCCCTGCTGTCCTTGCGCCCCAGAGCTCTCCCGTGCCCCGCGTTCCGAGCCCCATCGCCCAGGCCGCGGGCAGCCCTGTGCAGGAGGAGGCCATCGTCATCATCCAGTCCGCTCTGCGGGCACACCTGGCCCGGGCCAGGCACAG tgCTACCGGTAAAAGAACCACCACCGCAGCTTCTACCAGGAGGAGATCGGCTTCAGCCACACACGGGGACgcctcctccccacccttcctCGCAGCTCTTCCTG ACCCCTCTCCCTCAGGGCCACAGGCTGTGGCACCTCCACCTGGGGACGACGTCAACTCCGATGATTCCGACGATATTGTCATTGCACCGTCTCTGCCCACGAAGAACTTTCCAGTTTAG
- the IQCE gene encoding IQ domain-containing protein E isoform X4 yields the protein MFLGTGEPALETGDDSLSAVTFDSDVETKAKRKAFHKPPPTSPKSPYLSKPRKVASWRSLRTAGSMPLGGRASLTPQKLWLGTAKPGSLTQALNSPLTWEHAWTGVPGGTPDCLTDAFRVKRPYLRRSASYGHVPGTPVYREKEDMYDEIIELKKSLHVQKSDVDLMRTKLRRLEEENSRKDRQIEQLLDPSRGTDFVRSLAEKRPDASWVINGLKQRILKLEQQCKEKDGTISKLQTDMKTTNLEEMRIAMETYYEEVHRLQTLLASSETTGKKPLGEKKTGAKRQKKMGSALLSLSRSVQELTEENQSLKEDLDRVLSTSPTISKTQGYVEWSKPRLLRRIVELEKKLSVMESSKSHATEPVRSHPPACPASSSALHSQPRGDRNKDHERLRGAVRDLKEERTALQEQLLQRDLEVKQLLQAKADLEKELERAREGEEERREREEVLREEIQTLTSKLQELQEMKKEEKENCPEVPHKAQELPAPTPSSRHCEQDWPPDSSEEGLPRPRSPCSDGRRDAAARVLQAQWKVYKHKKKKAVLDEAAVVLQAAFRGHLTRTKLLASKAHGSEPPSVPGLPDQSSPVPRVPSPIAQAAGSPVQEEAIVIIQSALRAHLARARHSATGKRTTTAASTRRRSASATHGDASSPPFLAALPDPSPSGPQAVAPPPGDDVNSDDSDDIVIAPSLPTKNFPV from the exons GGAGATGACAGTCTGTCTGCAGTCACCTTTGACTCTGATGTGGAGACG aaagcaaaaaggaaagcTTTCCACAAACCTCCACCCACATCGCCAA AGTCACCTTATCTCTCTAAGCCGAGAAAAGTGGCCTCCTGGAGGTCCCTCAGGACGGCAGGGAGCATGCCTCTGGGCGGCCGAGCGTCCCTGACCCCGCAGAAGCTGTGGCTGGGAACCGCAAAGCCAG GAAGTCTGACCCAGGCCCTGAACTCACCCCTCACCTGGGAGCATGCGTGGACCGGCGTCCCCGGCGGCACTCCCGACTGTCTGACAGACGCCTTCAGAGTGaagaggccatatctcaggcgcTCTGCCAGCTACG GTCATGTCCCTGGGACTCCTGTctacagagaaaaagaagatatGTATGACGAGATTATTGAGTTAAAGAAG TCATTGCACGTGCAGAAGAGCGACGTGGACCTGATGAGAACGAAGCTCCGGCGCCTGGAGGAGGAAAACAGCAGGAAGGACCGGCAGATAGAGCAGCTCCTGGATCCCAGCCGC GGCACGGATTTTGTTCGGAGTCTGGCAGAGAAAAGGCCCGATGCCAGTTGG GTCATTAACGGGCTGAAGCAGAGGATCCTGAAGCTGGAACAGCAGTGCAAGGAGAAGGACGGCACCATCAG CAAACTCCAGACCGATATGAAGACTACCAACCTGGAAGAGATGCGGATCGCCATGGAGACATACTACGAGGAG GTGCATCGTCTCCAGACCCTCTTGGCAAGTTCTGAAACCACCGGAAAGAA GCCCCTGGGGGAGAAGAAGACGGGTGCCAAAAGGCAGAAGAAGATGGGCAGTGCCCTCCTGAGCTTGTCCCGGAGTGTCCAGGAGCTCACGGAGGAGAACCAGAGCCTGAAGGAGGACCTGGACCGCGTGCTGAGTACCTCCCCAACCATCTCCAAGACACAGG GTTATGTGGAGTGGAGCAAGCCCCGGCTGCTGAGGCGCATTGTGGAGCTGGAGAAG AAACTAAGTGTGATGGAGAGCTCAAAATCACACGCCACAGAGCCAGTCAGATCACACCCGCCAGCCTGCCCTGCATCCAGCTCTGCGCTGCACAGCCAGCCACGAGGGGACCGCAACAAGGACCATGAGCGTCTCCGAGGGGCTGTGAGAGACCTGAAGGAAGAGCGGACCGCGCTGCAGGAGCAACTGCTGCAGAGAGA TTTGGAGGTGAAGCAGCTCCTGCAGGCGAAGGCCGACCTGGAGAAGGAGCTGGAGCGCGCGAGGGAGGgcgaggaggagaggagagagcgaGAGGAGGTTTTGAG AGAGGAGATTCAGACGCTTACCAGCAAGCTCCAAGAATtgcaagaaatgaagaaagaagagaaagagaattgcCCGGAAGTTCCTCATAAG GCCCAAGAGCTCCCAGCTCCCACTCCCAGCAGCAGGCACTGCGAGCAAGACTGGCCACCGGATTCCAGCGAGGAGGGGCTCCCGCGGCCCCGCTCCCCCTGCTCCGATGGGAGAAGAGACGCCGCGGCCAGAGTCCTGCAGGCCCAGTGGAAGGTGTACAAGCACAAG aaaaaaaaggctgTTCTGGATGAG GCGGCTGTGGTGCTTCAGGCAGCTTTCAGGGGACATCTCACACGGACAAAGCTCTTAGCAAGCAAAGCACATGGCTCAGAGCCACCCAGCGTGCCAGGCCTCCCAGACCAG AGCTCTCCCGTGCCCCGCGTTCCGAGCCCCATCGCCCAGGCCGCGGGCAGCCCTGTGCAGGAGGAGGCCATCGTCATCATCCAGTCCGCTCTGCGGGCACACCTGGCCCGGGCCAGGCACAG tgCTACCGGTAAAAGAACCACCACCGCAGCTTCTACCAGGAGGAGATCGGCTTCAGCCACACACGGGGACgcctcctccccacccttcctCGCAGCTCTTCCTG ACCCCTCTCCCTCAGGGCCACAGGCTGTGGCACCTCCACCTGGGGACGACGTCAACTCCGATGATTCCGACGATATTGTCATTGCACCGTCTCTGCCCACGAAGAACTTTCCAGTTTAG
- the IQCE gene encoding IQ domain-containing protein E isoform X7: MFLGTGEPALETGDDSLSAVTFDSDVETKAKRKAFHKPPPTSPKSPYLSKPRKVASWRSLRTAGSMPLGGRASLTPQKLWLGTAKPGHVPGTPVYREKEDMYDEIIELKKSLHVQKSDVDLMRTKLRRLEEENSRKDRQIEQLLDPSRGTDFVRSLAEKRPDASWVINGLKQRILKLEQQCKEKDGTISKLQTDMKTTNLEEMRIAMETYYEEVHRLQTLLASSETTGKKPLGEKKTGAKRQKKMGSALLSLSRSVQELTEENQSLKEDLDRVLSTSPTISKTQGYVEWSKPRLLRRIVELEKKLSVMESSKSHATEPVRSHPPACPASSSALHSQPRGDRNKDHERLRGAVRDLKEERTALQEQLLQRDLEVKQLLQAKADLEKELERAREGEEERREREEVLREEIQTLTSKLQELQEMKKEEKENCPEVPHKAQELPAPTPSSRHCEQDWPPDSSEEGLPRPRSPCSDGRRDAAARVLQAQWKVYKHKKKKAVLDEAAVVLQAAFRGHLTRTKLLASKAHGSEPPSVPGLPDQGALGVECREPAGGCQTVVFPAVLAPQSSPVPRVPSPIAQAAGSPVQEEAIVIIQSALRAHLARARHSATGKRTTTAASTRRRSASATHGDASSPPFLAALPDPSPSGPQAVAPPPGDDVNSDDSDDIVIAPSLPTKNFPV; this comes from the exons GGAGATGACAGTCTGTCTGCAGTCACCTTTGACTCTGATGTGGAGACG aaagcaaaaaggaaagcTTTCCACAAACCTCCACCCACATCGCCAA AGTCACCTTATCTCTCTAAGCCGAGAAAAGTGGCCTCCTGGAGGTCCCTCAGGACGGCAGGGAGCATGCCTCTGGGCGGCCGAGCGTCCCTGACCCCGCAGAAGCTGTGGCTGGGAACCGCAAAGCCAG GTCATGTCCCTGGGACTCCTGTctacagagaaaaagaagatatGTATGACGAGATTATTGAGTTAAAGAAG TCATTGCACGTGCAGAAGAGCGACGTGGACCTGATGAGAACGAAGCTCCGGCGCCTGGAGGAGGAAAACAGCAGGAAGGACCGGCAGATAGAGCAGCTCCTGGATCCCAGCCGC GGCACGGATTTTGTTCGGAGTCTGGCAGAGAAAAGGCCCGATGCCAGTTGG GTCATTAACGGGCTGAAGCAGAGGATCCTGAAGCTGGAACAGCAGTGCAAGGAGAAGGACGGCACCATCAG CAAACTCCAGACCGATATGAAGACTACCAACCTGGAAGAGATGCGGATCGCCATGGAGACATACTACGAGGAG GTGCATCGTCTCCAGACCCTCTTGGCAAGTTCTGAAACCACCGGAAAGAA GCCCCTGGGGGAGAAGAAGACGGGTGCCAAAAGGCAGAAGAAGATGGGCAGTGCCCTCCTGAGCTTGTCCCGGAGTGTCCAGGAGCTCACGGAGGAGAACCAGAGCCTGAAGGAGGACCTGGACCGCGTGCTGAGTACCTCCCCAACCATCTCCAAGACACAGG GTTATGTGGAGTGGAGCAAGCCCCGGCTGCTGAGGCGCATTGTGGAGCTGGAGAAG AAACTAAGTGTGATGGAGAGCTCAAAATCACACGCCACAGAGCCAGTCAGATCACACCCGCCAGCCTGCCCTGCATCCAGCTCTGCGCTGCACAGCCAGCCACGAGGGGACCGCAACAAGGACCATGAGCGTCTCCGAGGGGCTGTGAGAGACCTGAAGGAAGAGCGGACCGCGCTGCAGGAGCAACTGCTGCAGAGAGA TTTGGAGGTGAAGCAGCTCCTGCAGGCGAAGGCCGACCTGGAGAAGGAGCTGGAGCGCGCGAGGGAGGgcgaggaggagaggagagagcgaGAGGAGGTTTTGAG AGAGGAGATTCAGACGCTTACCAGCAAGCTCCAAGAATtgcaagaaatgaagaaagaagagaaagagaattgcCCGGAAGTTCCTCATAAG GCCCAAGAGCTCCCAGCTCCCACTCCCAGCAGCAGGCACTGCGAGCAAGACTGGCCACCGGATTCCAGCGAGGAGGGGCTCCCGCGGCCCCGCTCCCCCTGCTCCGATGGGAGAAGAGACGCCGCGGCCAGAGTCCTGCAGGCCCAGTGGAAGGTGTACAAGCACAAG aaaaaaaaggctgTTCTGGATGAG GCGGCTGTGGTGCTTCAGGCAGCTTTCAGGGGACATCTCACACGGACAAAGCTCTTAGCAAGCAAAGCACATGGCTCAGAGCCACCCAGCGTGCCAGGCCTCCCAGACCAG GGTGCCCTGGGGGTTGAGTGCCGGGAGCCAGCAGGGGGCTGCCAAACAGTCGTCTTCCCTGCTGTCCTTGCGCCCCAGAGCTCTCCCGTGCCCCGCGTTCCGAGCCCCATCGCCCAGGCCGCGGGCAGCCCTGTGCAGGAGGAGGCCATCGTCATCATCCAGTCCGCTCTGCGGGCACACCTGGCCCGGGCCAGGCACAG tgCTACCGGTAAAAGAACCACCACCGCAGCTTCTACCAGGAGGAGATCGGCTTCAGCCACACACGGGGACgcctcctccccacccttcctCGCAGCTCTTCCTG ACCCCTCTCCCTCAGGGCCACAGGCTGTGGCACCTCCACCTGGGGACGACGTCAACTCCGATGATTCCGACGATATTGTCATTGCACCGTCTCTGCCCACGAAGAACTTTCCAGTTTAG
- the IQCE gene encoding IQ domain-containing protein E isoform X13, whose amino-acid sequence MFLGTGEPALETGDDSLSAVTFDSDVETKAKRKAFHKPPPTSPKSPYLSKPRKVASWRSLRTAGSMPLGGRASLTPQKLWLGTAKPGSLTQALNSPLTWEHAWTGVPGGTPDCLTDAFRVKRPYLRRSASYGHVPGTPVYREKEDMYDEIIELKKSLHVQKSDVDLMRTKLRRLEEENSRKDRQIEQLLDPSRGTDFVRSLAEKRPDASWVINGLKQRILKLEQQCKEKDGTISKLQTDMKTTNLEEMRIAMETYYEEVHRLQTLLASSETTGKKPLGEKKTGAKRQKKMGSALLSLSRSVQELTEENQSLKEDLDRVLSTSPTISKTQGYVEWSKPRLLRRIVELEKKLSVMESSKSHATEPVRSHPPACPASSSALHSQPRGDRNKDHERLRGAVRDLKEERTALQEQLLQRDLEVKQLLQAKADLEKELERAREGEEERREREEVLREEIQTLTSKLQELQEMKKEEKENCPEVPHKAQELPAPTPSSRHCEQDWPPDSSEEGLPRPRSPCSDGRRDAAARVLQAQWKVYKHKKKKAVLDEERRGFSVLARMVSNS is encoded by the exons GGAGATGACAGTCTGTCTGCAGTCACCTTTGACTCTGATGTGGAGACG aaagcaaaaaggaaagcTTTCCACAAACCTCCACCCACATCGCCAA AGTCACCTTATCTCTCTAAGCCGAGAAAAGTGGCCTCCTGGAGGTCCCTCAGGACGGCAGGGAGCATGCCTCTGGGCGGCCGAGCGTCCCTGACCCCGCAGAAGCTGTGGCTGGGAACCGCAAAGCCAG GAAGTCTGACCCAGGCCCTGAACTCACCCCTCACCTGGGAGCATGCGTGGACCGGCGTCCCCGGCGGCACTCCCGACTGTCTGACAGACGCCTTCAGAGTGaagaggccatatctcaggcgcTCTGCCAGCTACG GTCATGTCCCTGGGACTCCTGTctacagagaaaaagaagatatGTATGACGAGATTATTGAGTTAAAGAAG TCATTGCACGTGCAGAAGAGCGACGTGGACCTGATGAGAACGAAGCTCCGGCGCCTGGAGGAGGAAAACAGCAGGAAGGACCGGCAGATAGAGCAGCTCCTGGATCCCAGCCGC GGCACGGATTTTGTTCGGAGTCTGGCAGAGAAAAGGCCCGATGCCAGTTGG GTCATTAACGGGCTGAAGCAGAGGATCCTGAAGCTGGAACAGCAGTGCAAGGAGAAGGACGGCACCATCAG CAAACTCCAGACCGATATGAAGACTACCAACCTGGAAGAGATGCGGATCGCCATGGAGACATACTACGAGGAG GTGCATCGTCTCCAGACCCTCTTGGCAAGTTCTGAAACCACCGGAAAGAA GCCCCTGGGGGAGAAGAAGACGGGTGCCAAAAGGCAGAAGAAGATGGGCAGTGCCCTCCTGAGCTTGTCCCGGAGTGTCCAGGAGCTCACGGAGGAGAACCAGAGCCTGAAGGAGGACCTGGACCGCGTGCTGAGTACCTCCCCAACCATCTCCAAGACACAGG GTTATGTGGAGTGGAGCAAGCCCCGGCTGCTGAGGCGCATTGTGGAGCTGGAGAAG AAACTAAGTGTGATGGAGAGCTCAAAATCACACGCCACAGAGCCAGTCAGATCACACCCGCCAGCCTGCCCTGCATCCAGCTCTGCGCTGCACAGCCAGCCACGAGGGGACCGCAACAAGGACCATGAGCGTCTCCGAGGGGCTGTGAGAGACCTGAAGGAAGAGCGGACCGCGCTGCAGGAGCAACTGCTGCAGAGAGA TTTGGAGGTGAAGCAGCTCCTGCAGGCGAAGGCCGACCTGGAGAAGGAGCTGGAGCGCGCGAGGGAGGgcgaggaggagaggagagagcgaGAGGAGGTTTTGAG AGAGGAGATTCAGACGCTTACCAGCAAGCTCCAAGAATtgcaagaaatgaagaaagaagagaaagagaattgcCCGGAAGTTCCTCATAAG GCCCAAGAGCTCCCAGCTCCCACTCCCAGCAGCAGGCACTGCGAGCAAGACTGGCCACCGGATTCCAGCGAGGAGGGGCTCCCGCGGCCCCGCTCCCCCTGCTCCGATGGGAGAAGAGACGCCGCGGCCAGAGTCCTGCAGGCCCAGTGGAAGGTGTACAAGCACAAG aaaaaaaaggctgTTCTGGATGAG gagagacggggtttctccgtgttggccaggatggtctccaactcctga
- the IQCE gene encoding IQ domain-containing protein E isoform X5 produces the protein MFLGTGEPALETGDDSLSAVTFDSDVETKAKRKAFHKPPPTSPKSPYLSKPRKVASWRSLRTAGSMPLGGRASLTPQKLWLGTAKPGSLTQALNSPLTWEHAWTGVPGGTPDCLTDAFRVKRPYLRRSASYGHVPGTPVYREKEDMYDEIIELKKSLHVQKSDVDLMRTKLRRLEEENSRKDRQIEQLLDPSRGTDFVRSLAEKRPDASWVINGLKQRILKLEQQCKEKDGTISKLQTDMKTTNLEEMRIAMETYYEEVHRLQTLLASSETTGKKPLGEKKTGAKRQKKMGSALLSLSRSVQELTEENQSLKEDLDRVLSTSPTISKTQGYVEWSKPRLLRRIVELEKKLSVMESSKSHATEPVRSHPPACPASSSALHSQPRGDRNKDHERLRGAVRDLKEERTALQEQLLQRDLEVKQLLQAKADLEKELERAREGEEERREREEVLREEIQTLTSKLQELQEMKKEEKENCPEVPHKAQELPAPTPSSRHCEQDWPPDSSEEGLPRPRSPCSDGRRDAAARVLQAQWKVYKHKKKKAVLDEAAVVLQAAFRGHLTRTKLLASKAHGSEPPSVPGLPDQGALGVECREPAGGCQTVVFPAVLAPQSSPVPRVPSPIAQAAGSPVQEEAIVIIQSALRAHLARARHSATGKRTTTAASTRRRSASATHGDASSPPFLAALPGVLTGGNGENTQS, from the exons GGAGATGACAGTCTGTCTGCAGTCACCTTTGACTCTGATGTGGAGACG aaagcaaaaaggaaagcTTTCCACAAACCTCCACCCACATCGCCAA AGTCACCTTATCTCTCTAAGCCGAGAAAAGTGGCCTCCTGGAGGTCCCTCAGGACGGCAGGGAGCATGCCTCTGGGCGGCCGAGCGTCCCTGACCCCGCAGAAGCTGTGGCTGGGAACCGCAAAGCCAG GAAGTCTGACCCAGGCCCTGAACTCACCCCTCACCTGGGAGCATGCGTGGACCGGCGTCCCCGGCGGCACTCCCGACTGTCTGACAGACGCCTTCAGAGTGaagaggccatatctcaggcgcTCTGCCAGCTACG GTCATGTCCCTGGGACTCCTGTctacagagaaaaagaagatatGTATGACGAGATTATTGAGTTAAAGAAG TCATTGCACGTGCAGAAGAGCGACGTGGACCTGATGAGAACGAAGCTCCGGCGCCTGGAGGAGGAAAACAGCAGGAAGGACCGGCAGATAGAGCAGCTCCTGGATCCCAGCCGC GGCACGGATTTTGTTCGGAGTCTGGCAGAGAAAAGGCCCGATGCCAGTTGG GTCATTAACGGGCTGAAGCAGAGGATCCTGAAGCTGGAACAGCAGTGCAAGGAGAAGGACGGCACCATCAG CAAACTCCAGACCGATATGAAGACTACCAACCTGGAAGAGATGCGGATCGCCATGGAGACATACTACGAGGAG GTGCATCGTCTCCAGACCCTCTTGGCAAGTTCTGAAACCACCGGAAAGAA GCCCCTGGGGGAGAAGAAGACGGGTGCCAAAAGGCAGAAGAAGATGGGCAGTGCCCTCCTGAGCTTGTCCCGGAGTGTCCAGGAGCTCACGGAGGAGAACCAGAGCCTGAAGGAGGACCTGGACCGCGTGCTGAGTACCTCCCCAACCATCTCCAAGACACAGG GTTATGTGGAGTGGAGCAAGCCCCGGCTGCTGAGGCGCATTGTGGAGCTGGAGAAG AAACTAAGTGTGATGGAGAGCTCAAAATCACACGCCACAGAGCCAGTCAGATCACACCCGCCAGCCTGCCCTGCATCCAGCTCTGCGCTGCACAGCCAGCCACGAGGGGACCGCAACAAGGACCATGAGCGTCTCCGAGGGGCTGTGAGAGACCTGAAGGAAGAGCGGACCGCGCTGCAGGAGCAACTGCTGCAGAGAGA TTTGGAGGTGAAGCAGCTCCTGCAGGCGAAGGCCGACCTGGAGAAGGAGCTGGAGCGCGCGAGGGAGGgcgaggaggagaggagagagcgaGAGGAGGTTTTGAG AGAGGAGATTCAGACGCTTACCAGCAAGCTCCAAGAATtgcaagaaatgaagaaagaagagaaagagaattgcCCGGAAGTTCCTCATAAG GCCCAAGAGCTCCCAGCTCCCACTCCCAGCAGCAGGCACTGCGAGCAAGACTGGCCACCGGATTCCAGCGAGGAGGGGCTCCCGCGGCCCCGCTCCCCCTGCTCCGATGGGAGAAGAGACGCCGCGGCCAGAGTCCTGCAGGCCCAGTGGAAGGTGTACAAGCACAAG aaaaaaaaggctgTTCTGGATGAG GCGGCTGTGGTGCTTCAGGCAGCTTTCAGGGGACATCTCACACGGACAAAGCTCTTAGCAAGCAAAGCACATGGCTCAGAGCCACCCAGCGTGCCAGGCCTCCCAGACCAG GGTGCCCTGGGGGTTGAGTGCCGGGAGCCAGCAGGGGGCTGCCAAACAGTCGTCTTCCCTGCTGTCCTTGCGCCCCAGAGCTCTCCCGTGCCCCGCGTTCCGAGCCCCATCGCCCAGGCCGCGGGCAGCCCTGTGCAGGAGGAGGCCATCGTCATCATCCAGTCCGCTCTGCGGGCACACCTGGCCCGGGCCAGGCACAG tgCTACCGGTAAAAGAACCACCACCGCAGCTTCTACCAGGAGGAGATCGGCTTCAGCCACACACGGGGACgcctcctccccacccttcctCGCAGCTCTTCCTG GTGTTTTGACTGGGGGAAATGGTGAGAATACTCAGAGCTGA